The DNA window AAGGAACGCGGGCAGAAAGTACAGCAGCGCCAGCGCAAAGTAGAGCGCGGCGGCCCAGCCGGCGCCCAGCTGGGGCTCGGTCTCGGCGGGGGTGCCCAGCGGCGGGCGGCGGGGCGGGGGAGCGGTCTTCTTCATCGGGATGCTCGGGAACGGGACGCGGGGCGCCCCTCGGCGATTCGGTGGATGAACTGCAGGTGGTCCGCCGCCACGGCGTTCCAGCGGAAGCGCTCGGCCGATACGCGCGCCGACGCCGACAGGGCATCGCGCGCGGCGCGGTCGTCCAGCAGCCGCGCGGCGGCGGCGGCCAGCGCGGCCGCGTCGCCGGCGGGGACGGTGACGCCGCCGCGGGGCGGGTCCACCACCTCGGGGAGCGACCCCGCGGCGGCCGCCACGAGAGGTACGCCCGCGGCCATGGCCTCGGCGGCCACCATGCCGAAGCCCTCGAAGCGCGAGGGCATCAGCTGTACGGCGGCACCGGCGAACAGGGCCTGGCGCTCGCCCTCGCTGACGGCGCCCAGCATGCGGACGCTGCGGTCGATGCCCAGCTCGCGCGACATCGCCGCCACCCGGTCGGCGTCCTTGCCGCGCCCGGCGATCCGCAGCTCCAGCGCGGGCCGGCCGCGCACCAGCAGGGCGAAGGCCTGCAGCAGGGTGTCCAGCCCCTTCTGGAATACGTCCAGCCGCCCGAAGTACAGCAGGTACTCTTCCGGGCGCCGGGGGAGGGCGAACAGCTCGTCGGGCACACCGGCGTACACCATGTCGATGGGCACGCCCGGCGCGATGGTCCGCAGCAGGTCGCGCGTGGCCAGCGAGGTGGCGCTCAGCCGCGCGGCGCGGCGGATCATCGACGTCTCCAGCCGGCCGATGGCGGGGGCCAGCACCCGCCCCCACCGCTCCCGCGCCGTCGGGCCGCTCACGTGGTGGACGGTGATGCCCGCGGGGCGGTCCGTGGGGACGAAGACGGGGGTGTAGGTGGAAAAATCGAACACCGCCGCGTCGTACTCCGCCGACCTCAGCAGGGCGTTGGCCGCGCGGGCATACGTCAGGCGGCTCCACGCGTACGGGCCCGCCGCGCCCAGGCGCAGGTAGCGCACCCCGTCCACGGTCTCGTCCCGGGCGCCGGGGTAGCTCCCCGTGGCCACGGTCGCCTCGACGTCGTCCGCCAGGTGCCGGTACAGCTCGAAGACGCGGACGGCGCCGCCGCCCGCCACCCAGGGGTTGGCCGGGTCGTCGTAGATGACGTGAAGAACCCGCGGCTTCACGGGTCGCGGCGCGCGATGAAGAAGTTGCTGCCGATGGCCACGTCCCACATCAGCCGCATCGCCGGGTTCTGGAAGGGCCAGCGGCGCGACCCGAAGTACCCCGCCAGCGTTCGCTTCAGCCCCGGCCTCACCTCTTCCGGCCGGGCGATGCGGTTGCGCAGGTAGTGCACCCACAGCTCGCGGGGCGGCACCTCGATGGAAAAGCCCGCGGCGCGCAGCATCCGCTTGAGCGTGGGGCGGGTGGGGATCACCCCCACGTCGTAGGTGCCCTCGCCGCCGCCGCGCAGCTTTTCGAAGTACCAGATCTGCATCCGCCGCGGCATCAGCACCAGGCCGGCCAGGTCGTAGTGCGGATCGTTCCACAGGCTGTACGCCGAGAACGGCTTGGGCGTCACCATGTACAGCAGCCCGCCCGGCTTCAGCACGCGGCGGATTTCCAGCAGCGTCTTTTCGCGGTCGGTCACGTGCTCCAGCACGTTGTCCAGGATCACCAGGTCGAACGACCCGTCCTGCCAGGGCAGCGCCTCGGCGATGCCGCTGCGCAGCTCCACCTCCACGCCGTGCTCCTCCGCCCGCAGCCGTCCGCGCGCCAGGCTCTTCTCGTCGAGTTCGATCCCCGCGCACCGAGCGCCGCGCTCGGCGAAGGCAATGAGCACCCCCGCGTCGCCGCAGCCGATGTCCAGCACCCGCGCCCCCGCCGTGGCGAAGCCGGGAACGTACTTCTGCAGCGTGTCGACCACGTAGAACCCGCGCGCGTACTCGCTGACGTACAGGTTCTTCCAGGTGTCGAAGTTCTCGGAGTTCCACCAGCCGGCGCGCTCGGCCTCGAGCGCCGCCAGGTAGCGGGGCTCGACGGCGGAGGTGTCGGTGCGGCTGACGCGTGCTTGGGTCGTCACGAGTGCGGATGGGCGGTGCGTGCGAAGGCCGATCGGGGCGCGGCGGCCCCGTAGCGGCCGGCCGGGAACCGAAAACCCCCTCCTCGCCACGCGGGATGCGTTCGCGAGAGGGGGTATTCTACGCGCAAAGCCCCGCGCGCGGGAGGGCGGCGTGCCCGGAGCGGCCGCGGCTAGCCGTCCAGGTCCCAGCGCAGCTCGTCGATGCGCGTGGTCCAGGCGGGATCTTCGCCGTAGTGGCGAACGCCGATCGCGCCCTCGGCCGGGGTGTCGGCGGGCATGGGAACCGCCTCGAGCAAGGTGCCGTCGAAGTAGAT is part of the Longimicrobium sp. genome and encodes:
- a CDS encoding glycosyltransferase family 4 protein, with protein sequence MKPRVLHVIYDDPANPWVAGGGAVRVFELYRHLADDVEATVATGSYPGARDETVDGVRYLRLGAAGPYAWSRLTYARAANALLRSAEYDAAVFDFSTYTPVFVPTDRPAGITVHHVSGPTARERWGRVLAPAIGRLETSMIRRAARLSATSLATRDLLRTIAPGVPIDMVYAGVPDELFALPRRPEEYLLYFGRLDVFQKGLDTLLQAFALLVRGRPALELRIAGRGKDADRVAAMSRELGIDRSVRMLGAVSEGERQALFAGAAVQLMPSRFEGFGMVAAEAMAAGVPLVAAAAGSLPEVVDPPRGGVTVPAGDAAALAAAAARLLDDRAARDALSASARVSAERFRWNAVAADHLQFIHRIAEGRPASRSRASR
- a CDS encoding class I SAM-dependent methyltransferase, coding for MTTQARVSRTDTSAVEPRYLAALEAERAGWWNSENFDTWKNLYVSEYARGFYVVDTLQKYVPGFATAGARVLDIGCGDAGVLIAFAERGARCAGIELDEKSLARGRLRAEEHGVEVELRSGIAEALPWQDGSFDLVILDNVLEHVTDREKTLLEIRRVLKPGGLLYMVTPKPFSAYSLWNDPHYDLAGLVLMPRRMQIWYFEKLRGGGEGTYDVGVIPTRPTLKRMLRAAGFSIEVPPRELWVHYLRNRIARPEEVRPGLKRTLAGYFGSRRWPFQNPAMRLMWDVAIGSNFFIARRDP